The DNA region GCAAGGGTCGTGGCGGCCTTTCGTCATGATCTCGGTCTCGTTTCCATCCCTGTCGACAGTGCGGCGGGGCGTGAGGATCGATGATGTCGGTTTGACGGCGAAGCGCACGACCACATCCTGACCCGTGGAGATGCCGCCGAGGATGCCGCCGGCATGGTTCGAGAGGAAAACGGGGCGGCCTTCGTTGCCGGCACGCATCTCGTCGGCGTTTTCCTCTCCGCTGAGCGCGGCGGCAGCGAACCCCTCGCCGATCTCGACGCCCTTGACGGCGTTGATGCTCATCATGGCGGCGGCGAGGTCCTGATCGAGCTTACCATAGATGGGTGCGCCGAGGCCGGCGGGAACGCCCGTCGCGATAATCTCGACGACGGCGCCGATGGAGGAGCCGGACTTGCGCACGCCGTCGAGATAAGTCTCCCATTTGGCGGCGGCGACCGGGTCCGGGCAGAAGAAGGGGTTGCGGTCGACCTCGGCCCAGTCCCAGCGGGCGCGATCGATGCGGTGCGGGCCCATCTGCACGAGGGCGCCGCGCACCAGCATAGGGGCGATCACGGCGCGGGCAACGGCGCCGCCCGCAACACGGGCGGCCGTCTCGCGGGCCGAGGAACGACCGCCCCCGCGATAGTCGCGGACGCCGTACTTGACGTCGTAGACGTAGTCGGCGTGCCCGGGACGGTATTTGTCGCGGATGTCGGAATAGTCCTTCGAGCGCTGGTCGACGTTCTCGATGAGGAGGGAAATCGGGGCGCCGGTCGTCACCGGCCCGCCCGTGCGATCGTCCTCGAAGACGCCGGAGAGGATGCGAACGCTGTCGGGCTCGCGGCGCTGTGTGACGAAGCGGGACTGGCCGGGCTTTCGCCGATCGAGGAACGACTGGATCGCCTCCGGTGTGAGGGTGAGGCCGGCCGGGCAGCCGTCCACCACGCAGCCGAGCGCCGGGCCGTGGCTCTCGCCCCAGGTGGTGACGCGGAAAAGATGGCCGAAGGTGTTGTGCGACATGCGTTTCGTCCGGGGTCCGCTCGTTCGTTCGAGGCACGGTATCGGCGCGCGGGGCGGGCTGGCCCCGGTGCCACCAACACCGCGATACCGTCATAGGCCGCGGTGCCGGCGTGGGCAAGGCGGCAGCTTCGTGCGGGGCGAGCGCGCCAAAATGGCGGGCATCACACCCGATCGCGGTCCTCGAGGATCATCGCGGCCCCTTTGGCGCCAACAGCGAGGGTGGGCGCATTGAGATTGCCCGAGGGGACGTTCGGGAATATCGAGGCATCGACGACGCGCAGTCCCTCGAGGCCGTGGACCCTGAGGCGCGGGTCGACCACGCCATCCACCTCGTTCGGGCTCATGCGGCAGGTGCACGAGGGATGAAAAACAGTGCCGCAGCGCGCGCGGATGTCGGCGGCGATCTCCTCGTCCGTCTCGCATGGTCCCTCGGGGCGTACGCGGCGCTCGATGATTTCGGAGAACGTCGGCGTATCGGCGAGGCGGCGCACGAACTTCATGCCGGCCACCATCTCGCTCAG from Hyphomicrobiales bacterium includes:
- the aroC gene encoding chorismate synthase is translated as MSHNTFGHLFRVTTWGESHGPALGCVVDGCPAGLTLTPEAIQSFLDRRKPGQSRFVTQRREPDSVRILSGVFEDDRTGGPVTTGAPISLLIENVDQRSKDYSDIRDKYRPGHADYVYDVKYGVRDYRGGGRSSARETAARVAGGAVARAVIAPMLVRGALVQMGPHRIDRARWDWAEVDRNPFFCPDPVAAAKWETYLDGVRKSGSSIGAVVEIIATGVPAGLGAPIYGKLDQDLAAAMMSINAVKGVEIGEGFAAAALSGEENADEMRAGNEGRPVFLSNHAGGILGGISTGQDVVVRFAVKPTSSILTPRRTVDRDGNETEIMTKGRHDPCVGIRAVPVGEAMMAIVLADHLLRARAQNWEAPVEG